Proteins co-encoded in one Quercus robur chromosome 8, dhQueRobu3.1, whole genome shotgun sequence genomic window:
- the LOC126696749 gene encoding disease resistance protein RPV1-like, translated as MAVTTTLSKPFSSSSSSSSSSNQPPDDYEYDVFLSFRGEDTRKNFTDHLYHALTEAGIRTFRDDEEIRKGENLSFELLPAIRGSRISLIVFSKNYASSRWCLEELVEIMECQRNRGLWVLPLFYDVDPCDVRNQRGSYEQAFVEHEKRYLLDKDKVFRWRGALNHAASISGFHLRSTADGHEAEFIRKIIHCILSVLDNKYLFVARYPVGVEARMEDMTSLLCVGANDVRMVGILGMGGTGKTTIAKAIYNKFYLHFEGRNFLENVRETSNQHGLVRLQKQLLSETLRTSKIKVSSVASGIVMIQQRLRRKRVLVIVDDVDQLDQLNAIAGSRDWFGLGSRIIITTRYEQLLKNLIVDGVYTTKQMSDSESLELFSWHAFRNKYPTEGYMDISRSVVAYSGGLPLALDVLGSFLFGKSMQEWNCALERLKRIPNHQVQKILRISFDALSNDTEKDIFLDISCFFIGMDKNYVVQILNGCGFFPQIGITVLIQRCLLTVDERNKLMMHDLLRDMGREIVRENCPKEHGKRCRLWLHEEVIDILKMHEGRKQVEGLALKLSRSDENFNTIRSQLDFNTETFKKMKRLRLLQLDHAQLTGDYEYLPKELRWLRWHGFPLKFIPNNFCLRKIVAIDLRYSNLKEVWEDPKLLNKLEVLNLSHSHDLTRTPDFSRLPNLEKLVLKDCTSLFEVHQSIGDLDKLVLINLKGCKNLRSLPKSLYKLKSLKTLILCDCSNIDNLADDLGEMECLTTLRIDNTAIRTVPFTIGRLKNLKHLSLGGCKGLQPLPGSLQGLSSLKELCLNDCDLSNDKILKDLGSLCSLQSLDLQRNKFQVLPSSFGGLLKLRRLTLDYCTELQSIADLPKSLNILHATNCMKLERMPNVSEISNMQTLFLTNCHKLVEIPGLYKLLKYFGTLHMEECNNMTSSFKQSILQECTMSGVGNELSIFLPGGDIPDCFMYKDEGPSVCFEVPRIIDLNVVGFVVCTVYSPRPSNDNIVSQNLLSISIVNHTKNISQASRQITADVVISLEDHLWLGNVSKGEFNLEGGDKVDVTIDFGVGFIVKKIGVSLLYDGVLDGKMIPYASTSNEDVKA; from the exons ATGGCTGTCACTACAACTCTTTCCAAACCcttctcttcatcttcatcttcatcgtcTTCTTCCAACCAACCCCCCGACGACTATGAGTACGATGTGTTCCTGAGTTTCAGAGGCGAAGACACTCGCAAGAACTTCACCGATCACCTCTACCACGCTTTGACAGAGGCTGGAATCCGCACCTTCAGAGACGACGAAGAGATCCGAAAAGGAGAAAATCTTTCTTTCGAGCTTTTACCAGCAATACGAGGGTCCAGAATATCCCTCATCGTCTTCTCCAAAAACTACGCGTCTTCCAGGTGGTGTTTGGAGGAGCTCGTGGAGATCATGGAGTGCCAAAGAAATCGGGGTCTTTGGGTTCTGCCTCTATTCTATGATGTTGATCCCTGCGATGTGCGCAATCAGAGGGGTAGTTATGAACAAGCGTTTGTGGAACATGAAAAGCGTTACTTGTTGGATAAAGACAAGGTATTCAGGTGGAGGGGAGCTCTCAATCATGCTGCTAGTATTTCCGGGTTCCATCTGAGAAGCACTGCTGACGG GCATGAAGCCGAGTTTATTCGGAAAATCATTCATTGCATTTTATCAGTATTGGACAACAAATACTTATTTGTAGCACGCTACCCAGTTGGAGTAGAGGCTCGCATGGAAGACATGACTTCACTATTATGTGTTGGAGCTAATGATGTTCGCATGGTAGGAATTTTGGGAATGGGCGGAACAGGGAAAACAACCATTGCTAAAGccatttataacaaattttatcttCATTTTGAAGGTAGAAACTTTCTTGAAAATGTTAGGGAAACTTCCAATCAACATGGTCTGGTTCGTCTACAAAAACAACTTCTTTCTGAAACCTTAAGGACAAGCAAGATAAAGGTAAGTAGTGTTGCTAGCGGAATCGTTATGATACAACAAAGACTTCGTCGTAAAAGGGTACTTGTTATAGTTGATGATGTAGACCAATTGGACCAACTGAATGCCATAGCTGGAAGTCGTGATTGGTTTGGTTTGGGAAGTAGAATTATTATAACAACTAGATATGAGCAGTTGCTAAAGAATCTTATAGTGGATGGAGTGTATACAACTAAACAAATGAGTGACAGTGAATCTCTTGAGCTCTTTAGTTGGCATGCCTTTAGAAACAAATATCCAACTGAAGGTTATATGGACATATCAAGAAGTGTAGTTGCTTATTCAGGAGGATTGCCACTGGCTCTTGACGTTTTGGGTTCTTTTTTGTTCGGCAAGAGCATGCAAGAATGGAACTGCGCATTGGAGAGATTAAAAAGGATTCCCAATCATCAAGTTCAAAAAATACTTAGAATAAGCTTTGATGCACTAAGCAATGATACAGAGAAGGATATATTCCTTGATATATCCTGTTTCTTTATCGGAATGGACAAAAACTATGTTGTACAAATATTGAATGGCTGTggtttttttccccaaattggAATCACTGTCCTCATTCAACGGTGTCTTCTTACAGTTGATGAGAGAAACAAACTTATGATGCATGATTTGCTTCGAGACATGGGAAGAGAAATTGTTCGTGAAAATTGCCCCAAGGAACATGGTAAACGTTGTAGATTATGGCTACATGAGGAGGTAATTGACATATTGAAAATGCATGAG GGAAGGAAACAAGTTGAAGGACTCGCTTTAAAATTGTCAAGAAGTGATGAGAATTTCAATACAATAAGAAGTCAGCTGGATTTCAATACAGAAACAtttaaaaagatgaagaggCTGAGATTACTCCAACTTGATCACGCACAACTCACTGGGGATTATGAATATCTTCCCAAAGAGTTACGGTGGCTCCGTTGGCATGGATTCCCTCTAAAGTTTATACCAAACAACTTTTGTCTAAGAAAGATAGTTGCAATTGACTTGCGATATAGCAATCTCAAAGAAGTTTGGGAAGATCCCAAG TTGCTCAATAAGTTGGAAGTCCTAAATCTCAGTCATTCACATGATCTAACCCGGACCCCTGACTTTTCAAGACTCCCCAATCTTGAAAAATTAGTACTCAAAGATTGTACCAGTTTGTTTGAGGTTCACCAATCTATTGGAGATCTTGATAAACttgttttgataaatttgaaagGTTGCAAAAACCTTAGAAGTCTGCCGAAGAGTCTCTATAAGTTGAAGTCTCTTAAAACTCTCATTCTTTGTGATTGTTCTAATATTGACAATTTGGCTGACGACTTGGGGGAGATGGAATGCTTGACTACTCTTCGGATAGACAACACTGCCATAAGAACAGTTCCATTTACCATAGGACGATTGAAGAACCTCAAACATTTATCTCTGGGTGGGTGTAAAGGATTACAACCTTTGCCGGGTTCACTACAAGGCTTATCCTCGCTAAAAGAATTATGTCTCAATGATTGCGATCTATCAAATGACAAAATTCTGAAAGATCTTGGGAGTTTATGTTCTCTTCAATCTTTAGATCTACAAAGGAATAAGTTCCAAGTCCTACCATCAAGCTTTGGTGGTCTTTTGAAGCTTCGTAGGCTAACTTTGGATTATTGCACAGAACTTCAATCAATAGCAGATTTACCTAAAAGTTTGAATATTTTGCATGCAACAAACTGCATGAAGTTGGAAAGAATGCCAAATGTATCAGAGATCTCAAATATGCAAACTTTGTTCCTTACTAATTGCCACAAATTAGTCGAGATTCCAGGTTTATATAAACTATTGAAGTACTTTGGAACCCTTCACATGGAAGAGTGCAACAATATGACAAGTTCTTTCAAGCAAAGCATCCTACAg GAATGCACTATGAGTGGAGTTGGTAACGAGCTTAGCATATTCCTCCCTGGTGGTGATATTCCTGATTGCTTCATGTATAAGGATGAAGGGCCCTCCGTGTGTTTTGAAGTGCCTCGTATTATTGATCTTAATGTGGTAGGGTTTGTGGTATGCACTGTTTATTCACCACGTCCAAGCAATGACAATATAGTATCTCAAAATCTTCTTAGCATTTCAATTGTCAATCATACGAAGAATATTAGTCAGGCCTCTAGGCAAATAACAGCTGATGTTGTAATCTCCCTTGAAGATCACCTGTGGCTGGGCAATGTTTCTAAAGGTGAGTTCAATTTGGAGGGCGGTGATAAAGTAGACGTTACCATAGATTTTGGGGTTGGATTCATTGTTAAGAAGATAGGGGTCAGCCTATTATATGATGGGGTTCTTGATGGAAAAATGATTCCTTATGCCTCTACATCAAATGAGGATGTTAAAGCTTAG